AGTTCCTCCAACTGCAGAACAAGCCCAGGAATACGGCTGCATGATGACCATGGGAGCCAGAGGAGGAAATGCCTTGACCTTGACGTCTATTGTACCCTAAGGGGACGTCACCAGCTTGAGCACTGCATAGACCTCCCTTTCCATCCCATACACGGACAAAGTGAGGCGAGCTTTTAGACACCAACATAGTATCACTCCCAACTATGCAGCCATGCTGATACAGACCTAACGGTCGTGACCGGGCTCGTCTTCTCTGCCAACTAAAGAATTCCAAGGCAGGAAAAATTTTCCAGTGAACAGCGGAAAAGCTCAACAATTTCAGACAGCAGCAGACAGAACCAACAGTAGAGAAAGGCATTTATTAGGGCGAGGGAAAAAGAAGCGCTTGCCACTGGCACACGCAGGGATAGCTCTTGTGCCGGGAAGGCGATGAAGCCAGTCTCTCTCCCGGGAGTTGCGTTTATTCCCCTTCCACCCCCACCGGCCGCCCCCACTTTAGAGCCGGTATTTAGACCATCAAGGCCATCAGACGGCTGGCCGGCCCAACTGCTGGGTAAGGCCTGATGGGGCGTCCTGATTGCTCCCCCAGTCGGTCCGCAAGGGGCCTGCTGGTGTAATGGCAAAGGGCAGCAGGCTCCTCTGAGGGCAGGAGCTTTTATGTTAAGGAAGTCATGCGGGTTGAAGTTCTCCTTCACGTAGCCATGGCCCAGGAACTCCTAAATGAAGTGCATTTGCACCTGAAGCGGGCAGAGCACCCACCACTCACAGGCCTAATGTCACGGGCACGTCTTACATTTAATTTACACTAAAGACGGGagaagcagccgggcggtggtggcgcacgcctgtaatcccagcactcagaggcagagccaggcggatctctgtgagttcaaggccagcctggactaccaagtgagttccaggaaaggcgaaaagctacagagaaaccctgtctcgaaaaaccaaaaaaaaaaaaaaaaaagacgggaGATGCAAACCACGGAACAGTTAGGACACCGGCGCACCCCCAGGACGGGAGGTCCCGCGAACGAGGGATCCAGTCCGCAGCCGACTGAGCTGCGTGCCGCAAATCGTGGGCATCCGGAGCTTAGAACGAAACAGTGCTGCAGCTCCTCCGAGGGTCGGGTGGGCGGCCCTGAAAAGGGCctttagagaaaaagagaaaggagccGGGCAGCTCAGCCGCCGAAGCCGTAGAGCGTGCGTCCCTGGCGCTTGAGCGCGTAGACCACGTCCATGGCGGTGACGGTCTTGCGCTTGGCGTGCTCCGTGTAGGTGACGGCGTCGCGGATCACGTTCTCCAGGAACACCTTCAGCACCCCGCGGGTCTCCTCGTAGATGAGGCCGGAGATGCGCTTGACGCCGCCACGCCGGGCCAGGCGGCGGATGGCGGGCTTGGTGATGCCCTGGATGTTGTCGCGCAGGACCTTGCGGTGGCGCTTGGCGCCGCCCTTGCCCAGGCCCTTCCCGCCTTTACCCCGACCAGACATGGCTACAGAGGAAAAGTTATCCGACTGATGCCATCTCCGAGACAGCAGTTCGCTCTTATAGGGAACGTGCGGACCGGAGTGAAAACAGGAAGCGCGGTGGCGGGAACTGCTTGTGGCTAGGGGGAGGGGCCCGCAGCGCGATTTGAAAGCTGAGGATTGTAAATGGAAATTCGGTCCAATGTCCTCATCTCCCCACACTTAACGTTTTCCTTTAGTACTGTTTGACGTGTCCAACAACGGAAGAGTCAGGTGAGCACTCGTAGCGTGTGAGAGTTTTTAAAGAGCTTTTTACCATTTTCGTTTAATGTGATCCCTACCGTGtccttagaaaacaaaatgtattatAGAAAATACAAACGGAAACATTGTAGCACGTACATTCATATTCTTTCCACTATTTGGGCATAACCATACCTTTTAACTTTAAAGATATAAATTTAAGGACCGAATAATTTAGTGCcagaaatgtatgtatgtatgtatgtacgtgtgtatgcgtgtatgtatgtagaCTAcacagcagggcggtggtggcgcacgcgtGTGATCCCGGACCTCCGAGGCAGAACTGGCCGGTTTGGTCTCAGCCCCGGCTACAGAGACAAACCGGATCTGCAGGCGCGGTGGccggcactccagaggcagaggcagggggatgtcttagttccaggccagccagggctacacactgaAACCTgctggaaaacaaaaaaacccgaaCTCCAGTTTGtgaatttgaaaatgaaagtGTCTGAGTGACAACCACGAGATTGTCAATACTT
This sequence is a window from Peromyscus eremicus chromosome 5, PerEre_H2_v1, whole genome shotgun sequence. Protein-coding genes within it:
- the LOC131911364 gene encoding histone H4 gives rise to the protein MSGRGKGGKGLGKGGAKRHRKVLRDNIQGITKPAIRRLARRGGVKRISGLIYEETRGVLKVFLENVIRDAVTYTEHAKRKTVTAMDVVYALKRQGRTLYGFGG